AGACGGCGAGACGGAAAATGCCGCAGAAGCGAACAAGACCGCGCGGCAATAAGCGGGACACTAGGGTTCCCATAAGTTGGACACAGCGTTGCGATTCACTCTGTTGATCTTATGGGAATTTTTTATATGGAAAATGGCACCATCGATTTGAGTGAGCGATCACGAGTGCGCTATAATGGAAATCATCGGAAACGACTGCAGTTCACGACAATTCATCGGAAAGGACGACTTCTCGTGACGGTTACGCAAAAGGAAGCCGGTGATTCCGGTTTGTCAACAGCGAAGAAAGCGATTTTCACCTTTGGTTTGATTGCCGGAGGGTACGGTCTCATGAAACAGTTGAAAGCGAACGAAAACCGACACGAAAGCAAAGCGGTCGTCATTCTCGGCTCAGGACGGTCTGGAACGTCGGTGCTTGCCCGCGCGGTCAACATTGCCGGGGTCGATCTCGGGGATACGTTCATCGGAACGAATGAAACGAATCCGAAAGGTTTTTTTGAAAACAACAAAATTGTCAGGGTTCACAACAAAATCTCGCGCAAGCTCAAACGCCGGCCGTTTCCGTATCGATTCGACATAAGGAAAACGATCAAGCCGCTCCGCGATGATTTAAAGCAATACATGGAAGACAAATTCGCGGACAAGCCGTTGTGGGGTTGGAAAGACCCGCGGACGAACGATTTTTTGCCGATGTGGAAACGCATCCTCAAAGAACTGAACGCTGAGGGGCACTATTTGATCATCGTTCGGAATCCGATCGATGTCGTCGCTTCTTATAAAAGGGCGTATAATAGAGACGAGACTTGGGCGCGGTTGCAATGGCAGTTTCGCACCTTGACGGCCTTGCGCGAAACGAAAAACGAAAAACGAATCATCGTCGAGTATGAAGATTTGTTCAACAACAGCCTTTCGTGCATTAAGCGGATCATGCAAACGTTCGGGTTGCCGTGGTCGGAAGACGAATTGTCCATGAAGCGAAAACTCGACGCGTTCATTGATCCGAATTTGCAGCGCAGCGACAGCGGCACGGATGTGGAAGCCTTTCGGAAACGAGAAGATGTTGCGCCAGATGTGAAGGAGTTATACTTGCTGTGTCTGGAAGGGGCGCGTCAGCCGTCAACGTTGCAAACGAAACCTTTTCAGGCGAAAGTCGATCTATTATACAAAGAGTATTTGCGCAAGTACGGGGAATTGTCGGTTCTGCCGCCGAAATAAGCGGGGAGCGATGCCTCGGACGGTTACAGAAACAGGGGGGTAACACGGGTGAGTCCGAAATCACTCAAGAAAATTGTAAAGAGAAAGATTCAGTTTGTGAAACAACCGATTGAAAATTATCTCATTAAAAAAAATCATCGTCGGGTGAATCAATACGCGAAATTTTATAAAAACCACGACGTCCTGAAAAATACGATCTTGTATGAAAGCCGTGACGGCGGAAGCATGACGGACAGTCCTTATGCGATGTTTACCTACATGTTGGAACATCCCGATTTCAAGAATTACGAACATGTTTGGTCGATCGCAGACGTTGATGCGCTTTCGGCCGTCATCGCCAAGTACGAACAGCATCCGAATGTGAAATTCGTCAAGCGCGGTTCACGGGAGTATATGCGGCGGCTGGCGACGAGCGAATACCTTATTAACAACTCGACGTTCCAATCGTTTTTCGTGCCGAAACCTAATCAAACGTATGTGAACACTTGGCACGGAACGCCGCTGAAATCGATGGGATTCGACATTCCCGGTGATCCGTCGCATTCACAAAACGTCGTTCGCAACTTTTTGAGCGCCGATTATTTGTTGAGCCCGAACGCGCACACGACGAGGATGTACACGGACAGCTATAAACTCGATGGTCTTTATCGCGGGAAGATTATCGAAGAAGGGTATCCGCGAATCGATTTAACCTTGAACAGCGATCCGGTTAACGTTCGTGGCCAATTGCGACAGTACGGGCTGCGGCTGGACGGAAAGAAGAAGACGCTGCTGTATGCTCCGACATGGAAAGGAAAGCGTGTTTCCGAAGTCAATAACGATTTGCCGCAAATCATTGCCGACATGAAAGAGTTGCAAGACGAGATCGGCGATGCGTATAACGTGTTGGTGAAAGTCCATCCGTTTCTTTATAAGGAAGCGGCGAACGACCCGGGGATCGCTGCTCATTTAGTTCCCGATTTCGTCGATTCAAACGAACTTCTGGCGGCGGTGGACGTGCTCGTCACCGACTATTCGAGCATTTTTTTCGATTTTCTCGTCACCGGGCGGCCGATTTTGTTTTATACGTGGGATCTCGATGAATACAGCGAAGAAAGAGGGCAATATTTCGACCGCGCC
This is a stretch of genomic DNA from Bacillales bacterium. It encodes these proteins:
- a CDS encoding sulfotransferase, giving the protein MENGTIDLSERSRVRYNGNHRKRLQFTTIHRKGRLLVTVTQKEAGDSGLSTAKKAIFTFGLIAGGYGLMKQLKANENRHESKAVVILGSGRSGTSVLARAVNIAGVDLGDTFIGTNETNPKGFFENNKIVRVHNKISRKLKRRPFPYRFDIRKTIKPLRDDLKQYMEDKFADKPLWGWKDPRTNDFLPMWKRILKELNAEGHYLIIVRNPIDVVASYKRAYNRDETWARLQWQFRTLTALRETKNEKRIIVEYEDLFNNSLSCIKRIMQTFGLPWSEDELSMKRKLDAFIDPNLQRSDSGTDVEAFRKREDVAPDVKELYLLCLEGARQPSTLQTKPFQAKVDLLYKEYLRKYGELSVLPPK
- a CDS encoding CDP-glycerol glycerophosphotransferase family protein, producing MSPKSLKKIVKRKIQFVKQPIENYLIKKNHRRVNQYAKFYKNHDVLKNTILYESRDGGSMTDSPYAMFTYMLEHPDFKNYEHVWSIADVDALSAVIAKYEQHPNVKFVKRGSREYMRRLATSEYLINNSTFQSFFVPKPNQTYVNTWHGTPLKSMGFDIPGDPSHSQNVVRNFLSADYLLSPNAHTTRMYTDSYKLDGLYRGKIIEEGYPRIDLTLNSDPVNVRGQLRQYGLRLDGKKKTLLYAPTWKGKRVSEVNNDLPQIIADMKELQDEIGDAYNVLVKVHPFLYKEAANDPGIAAHLVPDFVDSNELLAAVDVLVTDYSSIFFDFLVTGRPILFYTWDLDEYSEERGQYFDRAELPGPILLNVKELAAVVKTIESVQETYRDRYSAMRERFTCHDDGKVTERIVGYLFNRQPEKLNTITCAPDKKEKLLIYPGGMKDNGITSSFVNLMNNLDYNRYDVTCFTGTPRNQEALKNLAKLNENVRLLFKPGLPVYTVTEVYKNQLIQNRGERGWLGKLLFPEAAYKREHARLFGHASFDYVIDFSGYSLYWAKYLVVAEAKKKICFMHNDLLSDSERTINGRRPHRVNLRGMFTLYHRFDKLV